In Fusarium musae strain F31 chromosome 7, whole genome shotgun sequence, a single window of DNA contains:
- a CDS encoding hypothetical protein (EggNog:ENOG41), which produces MSKMTSQDNSEPAQVATDISGLLPPEHWAEVAEELGDTDSALEDDNAESTASITSSILEYRNINGRTYHHDIGNAQYCHHVLTLVLDGALYLAPLSKDIKNAIDIGTGTEDCTQEWTFAPNSQDYIHFRWLVGSIVDWDQLFKEAYRCLKPGGYIESHEALSRMDCDDGSITEKSAMHQWGKFFVEGGQKIGRSFTIVEDGVQRSAMEKAGFVKIEERDFKVPIGGWPRDPKTKEIGKYAQATLEQDIEGYVLFMANTVEGWTRAEVQVYISMLRRELRQGTMHPYYRQKVVWAQKPNE; this is translated from the exons ATGTCGAAAATGACTTCACAGGATAACTCTGAGCCAGCTCAGGTAGCCACGGATATCTCTGGTCTTCTCCCTCCCGAGCATTGGGCAGAGGTGGCTGAG GAGCTGGGCGACACAGATTCTGCTCTGGAAGATGATAATGCTGAGTCGACCGCATCAATTACTTCAAGTATCCTCGAGTATAGAAACATCAATGGCAGAACATATCACCACGATATCGGCAACGCGCAGTACTG CCATCATGTTTTGACGCTGGTTCTGGACGGTGCGCTGTACCTAGCGCCTCTCTCGaaggatatcaag AATGCTATTGATATTGGTACAGGAACCG AAGACTGCACTCAAGAGTGGACGTTCGCCCCTAACTCGCAGGATTACATCCACTTCCGCTGGCTTGTCGGCAGTATCGTAGACTGGGACCAGCTATTCAAAGAAGCATATAGATGTCTCAAACCAGGTGGCTATATAGAAAGCCACGAGGCTCTTTCTAGAATGGACTGCGATGACGGAAGTATCACCGAGAAGAGCGCCATGCACCAATGGGGAAAGTTCTTCGTTGAGGGTGGTCAGAAGATCGGTCGTTCTTTTACGAtcgttgaagatggagtACAGAGATCTGCTATGGAGAAGGCTGGTTTTGTTAAAATTGAGGAACGTGACTTCAAG GTTCCCATTGGAGGTTGGCCAAGGGATCCCAAGACGAAAGAAATTGGCAAATATGCTCAGGCTACGCTTGAGCAGGATATTGAAGGTTACGTTTTGTTCATGGCGAATACCGTGGAGGGATGGACTAGGGCGGAGGTCCAGGTGTATATCTCGATGCTAAGAAGGGAGTTGAGGCAGGGGACTATGCATCCTTATTATCGGCAGAAGGTTGTCTGGGCTCAGAAACCAAATGAATAA
- a CDS encoding hypothetical protein (EggNog:ENOG41) — MVSFKEAFGLSALEVEVATPPGTVQIHREQEDAGNVIVSVQVTDDPRDPLNLPTWHKISALSVASLYAFTANYTSGVIAPAFQLWPMIFPKDPRTFSELSKLIAVHILMLGAANIWWVPLSNWMGRRPVLIIATAILTFCTLWCALATSYESLIVARVFQGIGGAAADTVAPALIGDMFPIHQRGRAMAVYTIMLVVGPLTGGITGGYIVYQQGWKAIFWVCLALSAACLVGVIFFVPETLYIRSAPVEGVTDPETEKNAQVGKNEHVEDKQSINGGEQHITHSAYGYVQSLGFEKPQGSLLKQLIQPWKTLAFPGTWVVMLHYAGLVGGIVTISTIGPTIMASPPYLWKANAGLINVGAVIGGVIGYVYTHMLADGRLVNKASKTRNGVAESEDRLPTLFFPLFIATCGFVVFGFCAKNPGGHTWVGLQVGYGMLSFGLMQVPSVGFNYLIDSYHSLAADCFTMVTILRAIIAFAWTFFVADWVQKDGAAEPFGIFGMLMGIFSLMTVPLWMYGKRMRIATAEQVLRWQGY; from the exons ATGGTCTCTTTCAAAGAAGCCTTTGGCCTGTCGGCGCTTGAAGTCGAGGTTGCGACGCCTCCTGGCACAGTCCAGATTCACC GGGAGCAGGAAGATGCGGGCAATGTGATTGTTAGCGTACAAGTAACTGACGATCCTCGAGATCCTCTGAACTTACCGACATGGCATAAAATCTCTGCTCTGAGCGTTGCGTCGCTGTATGCCTTCACCGCGAATTACACAAGCGGTGTAATCGCGCCTGCATTCCAGCTCTGGCCCATGATCTTTCCGAAAGATCCGAGAACATTCTCTGAGCTCTCCAAGCTGATTGCG GTACACATCCTCATGCTCGGTGCGGCTAATATCTGGTGGGTTCCCCTGTCCAACTGGATGGGCCGACGACCTgttctcatcatcgccacGGCAATTCTCACCTTCTGCACTCTGTGGTGTGCTCTTGCGACGTCATATGAGTCCCTTATCGTTGCAAGGGTCTTTCAGGGCATTGGAGGTGCGGCTGCAGATACTGTTGCCCCTGCGCTTATTGGAGATATGTTCCCTATTCATCAGCGCGGACGAGCCATG GCCGTCTACACCATCATGCTCGTCGTCGGACCTCTCACAGGTGGTATCACAGGAGGATACATCGTCTACCAACAGGGCTGGAAGGCCATCTTCTGGGTCTGTCTCGCCCTCTCAGCGGCCTGCCTCGTCGGTGtgatcttcttcgtcccCGAAACCCTGTATATCCGAAGCGCACCCGTCGAAGGCGTAACAGAccccgagaccgagaagaaCGCCCAGGTTGGCAAAAACGAACACGTCGAGGATAAGCAGTCTATCAACGGAGGCGAACAGCACATCACGCACTCTGCTTACGGCTACGTCCAGTCTCTGGGCTTCGAAAAGCCTCAGGGAAGCCTGCTGAAGCAATTGATCCAGCCGTGGAAGACTCTTGCTTTCCCTGGTACTTGGGTGGTGATGCTTCACTACGCTGGACTTGTCGGCGGTATCGTGACGATTTCGACCATCGGACCTACCATCATGGCGAGCCCGCCTTATCTTTGGAAGGCTAACGCTGGTCTCATCAACGTTGGTGCTGTCATTGGCGGCGTGATCGGCTATGTGTACACTCACATGCTTGCTGATGGTAGACTTGTCAATAAGGCGAGCAAGACACGAAACGGTGTCGCTGAGTCTGAGGACCGATTGCcgactctcttcttccctctgtTCATCGCTACTTGTGGCTTTGTTGTGTTTGGATTCTGCGCCAAGAACCCTGGTGGACACACCTGGGTTGGACTACAAGTTGGCTATGGCATGCTCAGCTTTGGTCTAATGCAGGTTCCATCTGTTGGCTTCAACTAT TTGATCGACTCTTATCACTCCCTGGCAGCAGATTGCTTCACCATGGTCACGATTCTGCGTGCCATTATTGCCTTTGCTTGGACGTTCTTTGTGGCTGATTGGGTTCAAAAGGACGGAGCTGCAGAGCCTTTTGGAATCTTTGGAATGTTGATGGGTATCTTTTCTCTCATGACTGTTCCTCTTTGGATGTATGGAAAGCGTATGAGGATTGCTACAGCTGAGCAGGTTCTCCGATGGCAGGGTTACTAG
- a CDS encoding hypothetical protein (EggNog:ENOG41): protein MVNFHESSSDIELEDGHILVAQCNDADGEPQESRLDLDYYIGNNDGAFYWGGEGFSGSASDITFSLEGDDNVPVLRALLNPVDGDPVEADLNLAECIGNDNGTLVYGELS, encoded by the exons ATGGTCAACTTTCACGAGAGCTCTTCTGACATCGAGCTTGAGGACGGTCACATCCTCGTCGCTCAGTGCAACGATGCTGATGGTGAGCCTCAAGAGTCTCGTCTTGATCTCGACTACTACATCGGCAACAACGACGGTGCCTTCTACTGGGGTGGCGAGG GCTTCTCTGGCTCTGCTTCCGACATCACCTTCTCGCTCGAGGGCGACGACAACGTCCCTGTCCTCCGCGCTCTTCTCAACCCCGTTGATGGCGACCCTGTTGAGGCTGATCTCAACCTAGCTGAGTGCATCGGCAACGACAACGGCACTCTCGTCTATGGTGAGCTCTCTTAA
- a CDS encoding hypothetical protein (EggNog:ENOG41): MWIYGLPGAGKTVLASYVIKELEKLCEPANGSDETVPFLSWVIGQVCRQINWIPPELKRLHDRGCEPTSADLEQVLEITLQKLDSLYIVIDAVDESTPREELLSLIETMTVDERFEKIRILATSRQYFDIEQSLGEISETISMSNTMVDADIRRFVHARLRSSHRLKRWHDRFDEIEDILAAMAQGM, encoded by the exons ATGTGGATATATGGGCTGCCTGGTGCTGGAAAAACAGTTCTAGCATCATATGTTATCAAAGAGCTCGAGAAATTATGTGAACCTGCCAACGGTAGT GACGAAACGGTGCCATTCCTGAGCTGGGTCATTGGCCAGGTATGTCGACAAATTAACTGGATACCGCCTGAGCTGAAACGGCTCCATGACCGTGGCTGCGAGCCTACAAGCGCGGACTTGGAACAGGTTCTGGAAATAACATTGCAGAAGCTCGACAGTCTCTACATCGTCATCGACGCAGTTGATGAAAGTACTCCTCGAGAGGAGCTCCTGTCATTGATTGAGACGATGACAGTCGATGAGCGGTTTGAAAAGATTAGGATACTCGCAACCAGCCGGCAATACTTTGACATAGAACAGTCTTTGGGTGAGATATCAGAAACCATATCAATGTCAAATACAATGGTAGACGCTGATATTAGACGGTTTGTACACGCTCGACTACGGTCAAGCCATCGACTGAAGCGATGGCACGACCgatttgatgagattgaggacATACTTGCCGCCATGGCACAGGGAATGTAG